From the genome of Chania multitudinisentens RB-25, one region includes:
- a CDS encoding polysaccharide deacetylase family protein: MQFQHKIAAVLFGIFMLLTTPVALANLLPEDNAVKSEYMEVQRDSEVYSLVGEHVIPVGEVKRGQLIQVFPADAEYYEFKFGYGTGFIDKSDVRGIGKSRKVKEDDLGELHKPLTNQNLITQRPTNVYTAINNQSEVFGVLEENLRYPIIGKLKDSLNNTWYEVNIGERLGYISELDAEIDSGIPVLTYHHMLKNDENKRFRNTSTTTSDVAFSNQMAYLKQAGYDTISLYQLEAYLHNRINLPGKVVVLTFDDGLKSVYRYAYPVLKNYGFRATTFVISSRIKRHPQKWNPDSLQFMSISELKEIQDVFDIQSHTHFLHRLDNKRQPILLSRSLHNIEFDFEHSRRALSQFNPHVLYLAYPFGGYNKNAIQAAKDAGLHMALTTVRGKVKPGDNLYTLKRLYILRTDSIPIMAERIANKPSMPVAH, from the coding sequence ATGCAGTTTCAACACAAGATAGCAGCGGTGCTGTTTGGCATTTTTATGTTGTTGACAACACCCGTTGCGTTGGCAAATTTGTTGCCGGAAGACAACGCTGTTAAATCTGAATACATGGAAGTGCAACGTGATAGCGAAGTTTATTCGTTGGTCGGTGAGCATGTTATCCCGGTAGGCGAAGTAAAACGGGGGCAACTGATACAGGTGTTCCCCGCTGATGCGGAATATTATGAGTTTAAATTTGGCTATGGCACCGGCTTTATCGATAAAAGCGATGTGCGGGGCATCGGCAAATCCCGCAAAGTGAAAGAGGATGATCTGGGGGAACTGCATAAACCGCTGACCAATCAGAACCTGATCACGCAGCGGCCCACCAACGTTTACACCGCTATCAATAACCAAAGTGAAGTTTTCGGTGTGTTGGAAGAAAACCTGCGTTATCCGATCATCGGCAAGCTGAAAGACTCGCTAAATAATACCTGGTATGAAGTGAATATCGGTGAGCGTTTGGGGTATATCAGTGAATTGGATGCAGAGATCGATAGCGGAATTCCGGTGCTGACTTATCACCATATGTTGAAAAACGATGAGAACAAGCGTTTTCGTAATACCTCAACCACCACCTCGGATGTGGCATTCAGTAATCAGATGGCCTATCTGAAACAGGCAGGGTATGACACCATTTCGCTTTATCAGTTAGAAGCTTATCTGCATAATCGGATTAACCTGCCGGGTAAAGTGGTGGTGTTGACGTTCGATGATGGGTTGAAGTCGGTGTATCGTTACGCTTATCCCGTGCTGAAGAACTATGGATTCCGTGCCACGACGTTTGTTATTTCTTCACGTATCAAACGCCATCCGCAGAAATGGAACCCGGACTCGTTGCAGTTTATGAGTATTTCTGAACTGAAAGAGATTCAGGATGTATTTGATATTCAGTCACATACTCATTTCTTGCACCGTTTGGATAACAAACGTCAGCCAATCCTGTTGAGCCGTTCGCTGCATAACATTGAATTCGATTTTGAGCACTCAAGACGCGCCTTATCGCAGTTCAACCCGCATGTGTTGTACTTGGCGTATCCCTTTGGTGGTTATAACAAAAATGCTATTCAAGCAGCAAAAGATGCCGGATTGCATATGGCACTGACCACGGTACGGGGGAAAGTGAAGCCGGGGGATAATCTATACACCCTGAAGCGGCTCTATATTCTGCGTACCGACTCTATTCCAATCATGGCGGAACGCATTGCCAACAAGCCAAGCATGCCGGTAGCGCACTGA
- a CDS encoding N-acetylmuramoyl-L-alanine amidase, translating to MYHIDYNSYRSVKGFNRRVRFLVMHYTAVDFKASITSLTGSAVSAHYLVPDPSEKMYIDAGFKDMRIFNLVDENERAWHAGVSSWAGRNNLNDTAIGIETVNLASDNNGVFVFPPYNPTQIEAIKQLAANILQRYPDITPTNVVGHSDIAPGRKSDPGAAFPWKELYEAGIGAWYEESTMQQYQVQFSKSLPAKADIVARLKNYGYDTSNTDTGSGYMNLIRAFQLHFRQKNYDGNLDIETAAIIYALVEKYFPPK from the coding sequence ATGTATCATATTGATTATAACAGCTATCGCTCGGTGAAAGGTTTCAATCGCCGTGTTCGCTTCCTGGTTATGCATTACACTGCGGTTGATTTTAAGGCATCGATTACGTCGTTGACCGGATCTGCGGTTAGTGCTCATTATCTCGTCCCTGACCCTTCAGAAAAAATGTATATTGATGCCGGTTTTAAGGATATGCGTATTTTTAACCTGGTTGATGAAAACGAGCGGGCCTGGCATGCCGGTGTAAGCTCATGGGCCGGACGTAATAACCTGAACGACACAGCTATTGGCATTGAAACAGTGAATCTGGCTTCTGATAATAATGGCGTGTTCGTATTCCCACCTTATAATCCAACACAAATTGAAGCGATTAAACAGCTGGCTGCCAATATTCTGCAACGATATCCTGATATTACGCCCACTAATGTCGTCGGGCACAGCGATATCGCTCCCGGGAGAAAGAGCGATCCAGGGGCAGCTTTCCCATGGAAAGAACTTTACGAAGCAGGCATCGGCGCATGGTATGAGGAATCGACCATGCAGCAATATCAGGTGCAGTTCAGCAAGTCTCTGCCAGCGAAAGCCGATATCGTTGCCAGGCTAAAAAATTACGGATATGACACCTCGAATACAGACACAGGAAGCGGATACATGAATTTGATCCGGGCATTTCAGCTTCACTTCCGACAAAAAAATTATGATGGGAACCTTGATATTGAAACAGCGGCGATTATCTATGCATTAGTAGAAAAGTATTTCCCACCAAAATAA